From Ipomoea triloba cultivar NCNSP0323 chromosome 5, ASM357664v1, the proteins below share one genomic window:
- the LOC116020253 gene encoding uncharacterized protein LOC116020253, with protein sequence MEVPPGASVPPPSPPPEDDVASQHMHKKSKTTKRSFADTVSAPSQSFDDVPVIPDTLDWAFEDPVIELDTEMDDQETPDGCPRVKLSKELRTELCRPWKMALIVKYLGKSINFNVLKQRLPGIWNLQGRLDFIDIGYGFFVARFSNTVDYMHVLLDGPWKIFDNYLVIQRWQPEFDPLTAKLTKMAVWVRIPRLPVEYFREDVIKSVLENVRDKHRAVEYEGLHVVCFNCGTVGHREQVCPHTVTTAAEPNEGGLNNTPTGEKEGEAEHTSGVSGPANSPPVRKYGSWMLVTRKDALPDRRNNNKQTNQNTQSKSPRRNSFDVLQHADGEMNDDAVPTPGRNNLDQTRRGKATANRPTTVPTNAKPSNSTSLPPESVPSLPNMNDSSQPRPTQPTGSRGSRHSHGRGANRRGGRGSRGPPLNFNVADVWMEKTGNSGIFHFGNGQVNQISPDQTSVAPHGTDTVMDSTPGDGGCQTSPPVAVSS encoded by the exons ATGGAGGTTCCGCCAGGAGCCTCTGTACCACCACCGTCGCCTCCTCCTGAAGATGACGTAGCTTCCCAACACATGCATAAAAAATCGAAGACGACGAAGAGGTCGTTTGCTGACACAGTTTCGGCGCCATCCCAGAGTTTTGATGACGTACCAGTGATTCCAGACACTCTTGACTGGGCGTTCGAAGATCCGGTGATCGAATTAGATACTGAGATGGACGATCAAGAAACTCCAGATGGTTGCCCCCGTGTCAAACTTTCGAAAGAACTGAGAACGGAGCTTTGCCGTCCATGGAAGATGGCCCTGATCGTGAAGTATTTAGGTAAAAGTATCAACTTTAATGTGCTGAAACAGCGTCTTCCGGGGATCTGGAACCTTCAAGGGAGACTGGACTTCATCGACATAGGGTATGGTTTCTTTGTGGCACGTTTTAGCAACACAGTTGATTACATGCACGTCTTATTAGACGGACCATGGAAAATCTTCGACAACTACCTAGTCATCCAAAGGTGGCAGCCAGAATTCGATCCCCTCACGGCAAAACTTACCAAAATGGCGGTTTGGGTTCGGATTCCAAGACTCCCGGTGGAATATTTCCGGGAAGATGTCATCAAAAGCGTCCTAGAAAAC GTTCGAGATAAACACCGAGCTGTCGAGTATGAAGGACTACACGTAGTTTGTTTCAATTGCGGCACGGTTGGCCACAGAGAGCAGGTTTGCCCTCACACAGTTACTACAGCAGCCGAACCTAACGAAGGTGGTCTCAACAATACTCCAACTGGCGAAAAGGAGGGTGAGGCGGAACATACCTCGGGTGTTTCAGGCCCTGCCAATTCCCCACCGGTTCGGAAATACGGTTCCTGGATGCTGGTTACTAGGAAAGATGCTTTGCCAGATCGTAGAAATAACAACAAACAGACCAATCAGAATACACAGTCCAAAAGTCCAAGGAGGAATTCCTTTGATGTTCTGCAGCATGCAGATGGTGAGATGAATGACGATGCAGTCCCGACCCCGGGAAGGAACAATCTTGATCAGACCAGACGAGGCAAAG CTACTGCAAATCGACCAACGACGGTCCCAACCAACGCCAAACCGTCCAATAGCACAAGCTTGCCACCAGAGAGTGTTCCTAGTCTCCCGAACATGAATGACAGTTCCCAGCCCAGACCGACGCAGCCGACAGGGAGTAGAGGTAGCCGTCATTCCCACGGGCGTGGCGCCAATCGTAGAGGTGGTCGTGGTAGTCGGGGTCCTCCTTTAAACTTCAACGTTGCCGATGTTTGGATGGAAAAGACCGGTAACTCAGGTATTTTTCATTTTGGTAATGGTCAGGTTAATCAGATTTCTCCTGACCAGACTTCAGTTGCCCCTCACGGCACAGATACTGTTATGGATTCCACGCCAGGGGATGGCGGTTGCCAAACCTCCCCACCCGTCGCGGTTTCCTCATGA